A region of Blattabacterium cuenoti STAT DNA encodes the following proteins:
- a CDS encoding heavy metal translocating P-type ATPase, which yields MKKKNIFDFLDDERISDKIIDFNHKNITTVHFFIPSIHCGSCVLILENLPKLYQNILNSTVDFSSKKIWITYNNIEFKLSDIAQLLYSIGYKPSINFESIKNKKLLGRKLIGKLAISFFCFGNIMLLAIPEYVGAIKEDMWFMKHRNFFRYLMVILSLPVVFFSFTDYIKYAVLGLKKHILNMNVPISIGILVLFLWSCYEVFFDFGSGYFDSLSSFSLFLLISKIFQIHTHNKILSFDKNYKSFYPALITKIHSNEKEEKILLSSLKKGDLILIRNEEIIPADSILIKGNAILDNSFITGESDLISKKIGERIYAGSKQKGVAIIIKVIKNIDHSYLSLLWNKNKSYHFHHKKLFDLNSISTRFSQYFTPIILIISVITGVYWSFSKDISKIFHTVFSVLIITCPCALVLSLPLIFGNMIRFFSKKGFYIKDIFTMERLSSSKTLIFDKTGTITDPNKEKIYFIGNMKEEEKKIIASLLKNSIHPLSQKILSELSVKDFYFVKDFKEIIGKGLEGVIKNMPVKIGSYKYLGITNKIFNENEINKTTVFISINYKFIGYFLFRNYYRKGIEKMFQNLKEYKVIILSGDQNNLEKKYLKSILPKSSHIFFSQSPEDKLNYVKKLQEKGEEIIMFGDGINDCAALNQSEVGISVSENPTSFFPSCDAFIQSNCINQIFSFLKMAKTSKKLVFINFIISLFYNSIGIFFAITGKLNPLIAAILMPLSSFSVIFFSIISTWIVSRKLTL from the coding sequence ATGAAAAAAAAAAATATTTTTGATTTCCTTGATGATGAGAGAATTTCAGATAAAATTATTGATTTTAATCATAAAAATATTACTACCGTTCATTTTTTCATTCCTTCTATTCACTGTGGATCTTGTGTTTTGATTCTGGAAAATTTACCCAAATTATATCAAAATATCTTGAATTCTACCGTTGATTTTTCAAGTAAAAAAATTTGGATTACATATAATAATATTGAATTTAAATTGAGTGATATCGCTCAATTACTTTATAGTATAGGATATAAACCTTCTATTAATTTTGAATCTATAAAAAACAAAAAATTATTGGGAAGAAAATTAATAGGAAAACTAGCTATTTCTTTTTTTTGTTTTGGAAATATTATGCTTTTAGCTATTCCAGAATATGTTGGAGCTATAAAAGAAGATATGTGGTTTATGAAACATCGTAATTTTTTCCGCTATCTTATGGTAATTTTGTCTTTACCTGTTGTTTTTTTTTCTTTTACTGATTACATTAAATATGCTGTATTAGGATTAAAAAAACATATTTTAAATATGAATGTTCCAATTTCTATTGGAATATTAGTCCTTTTTTTATGGAGTTGTTATGAAGTTTTTTTTGATTTTGGTTCAGGTTATTTTGATAGCCTTTCTAGTTTTTCATTATTTCTACTTATAAGTAAGATATTTCAAATACATACTCATAATAAAATTTTATCTTTCGATAAAAATTATAAATCTTTTTATCCAGCTTTAATAACAAAAATACATAGTAATGAAAAAGAAGAAAAAATTCTTCTTTCTTCTTTAAAAAAAGGGGATTTGATTTTAATTAGAAATGAAGAAATTATTCCTGCTGATTCTATATTAATAAAAGGAAATGCTATATTAGATAATAGTTTCATTACTGGAGAATCTGATTTGATCAGTAAAAAAATTGGAGAACGAATTTATGCTGGTTCTAAACAAAAAGGAGTAGCGATTATTATAAAAGTAATCAAAAATATAGATCATAGTTATTTAAGTTTATTATGGAATAAGAATAAATCTTATCATTTTCATCATAAAAAATTATTTGATTTAAATTCAATATCTACTAGATTTAGTCAATATTTTACTCCTATTATTTTGATAATTTCAGTCATAACTGGAGTATATTGGTCTTTTAGTAAAGATATTTCAAAAATTTTTCATACAGTTTTTTCCGTTTTGATTATTACTTGTCCTTGTGCTTTAGTTCTTTCTCTTCCATTAATTTTTGGAAATATGATACGTTTTTTTTCTAAAAAGGGTTTTTATATAAAAGATATTTTCACAATGGAAAGACTTTCTTCATCTAAAACTTTAATTTTTGATAAAACTGGAACTATAACTGATCCCAATAAAGAAAAAATATATTTTATAGGAAATATGAAAGAAGAAGAAAAAAAAATTATAGCTTCTTTATTGAAAAATTCTATCCATCCTTTAAGTCAAAAAATATTATCAGAATTATCTGTAAAAGATTTTTATTTTGTAAAAGATTTTAAAGAAATTATAGGAAAAGGATTAGAAGGAGTTATAAAAAATATGCCAGTTAAAATTGGGTCTTATAAATATTTAGGAATTACAAATAAAATATTTAATGAAAATGAAATTAATAAAACAACAGTTTTTATTTCTATAAACTATAAATTCATAGGTTATTTTCTATTTAGAAATTATTATCGTAAAGGAATAGAAAAAATGTTTCAAAATTTAAAAGAATATAAAGTTATTATTCTTTCTGGAGATCAGAATAATTTAGAGAAAAAATATTTAAAATCAATTTTACCAAAATCAAGTCATATTTTTTTTAGTCAAAGTCCAGAAGATAAACTAAATTATGTGAAAAAATTACAAGAAAAAGGAGAAGAAATTATAATGTTTGGAGATGGAATTAATGATTGTGCAGCATTAAATCAAAGTGAAGTAGGAATTTCTGTATCGGAAAATCCCACAAGTTTTTTTCCAAGTTGTGACGCTTTTATTCAATCCAATTGTATAAATCAAATTTTTTCATTCTTGAAAATGGCTAAAACATCTAAAAAATTAGTATTTATTAATTTTATAATTAGTTTATTTTATAATAGCATAGGAATTTTTTTTGCAATCACTGGGAAATTAAATCCTCTTATAGCTGCTATTTTAATGCCTTTGAGTTCTTTTTCTGTTATTTTTTTTTCGATTATATCGACTTGGATCGTTTCACGAAAATTAACATTATAG
- a CDS encoding anthranilate synthase component II — MMNKILILDNYDSFTYNLVHAVKKITKNPVQVSRNNEIKLSDIEKYHKIILSPGPGIPDEAHILKPLIKTFYSTKSIFGVCLGQQAIGEVFGGYLLNTKKVYHGISSLIKIVDPKEILFQELPKKIKVGRYHSWIISPYSFPEELKITAIGNKGEIMALRHKFYDVCGVQFHPESILTPYGEKIIYNWLNLNML; from the coding sequence ATGATGAATAAAATACTGATTCTAGATAATTATGATTCTTTTACTTATAACCTTGTACATGCTGTAAAAAAAATAACAAAAAATCCTGTACAAGTATCCAGAAATAATGAAATTAAACTTTCTGATATAGAAAAATATCATAAAATTATTCTTTCTCCAGGACCTGGGATTCCTGATGAAGCACATATTTTAAAACCTTTAATAAAAACTTTTTATTCTACTAAAAGTATTTTTGGAGTTTGTTTAGGTCAACAAGCAATAGGAGAAGTATTTGGGGGTTATCTTCTAAATACAAAAAAGGTTTATCACGGAATATCTAGTTTAATCAAAATTGTAGATCCAAAAGAAATTTTGTTTCAAGAATTACCTAAAAAAATTAAAGTAGGACGTTATCATTCTTGGATAATATCTCCATATAGCTTTCCTGAAGAGTTAAAAATTACAGCTATTGGAAATAAAGGAGAAATTATGGCTTTACGTCATAAATTTTATGATGTATGTGGAGTACAATTTCATCCAGAATCTATTTTAACTCCATATGGAGAAAAAATAATATATAATTGGTTGAATTTAAATATGTTATGA
- a CDS encoding anthranilate synthase component I family protein, with protein sequence MLKFNFRTIHKKILADRTTPIELYFKLRDIFPNTLLLESSSDYQFSKKNSSILCINPISELILDQNVLRVSYPNCVQKHIFLNEKLDLRIFIDDFFQKFENENTTFSYSGLYGYFSYDSIQYFENIKFYTPIQEIYNIPKIRLGFYKNLIVFHHFYHEIYVIEHQFSDFKKKTYINQLIELIQKKNFLSFPFKSVGNRYSNVTDAEYKKMVSLGIRGCLRGDVFQIVLSRQFQQKFKGDEFNVYRALRFINPSPYLFYFDYGNYKLFGSSPESQLIINNQVAYINPIAGTIKRSGNEKKDKELSETLAKNPKENAEHVMLVDLARNDLSKNSSNVKVEEFKKIQIFSHVLHMVSKVSGKLEKNSSIIKVFGDTFPAGTLSGAPKYKAMELIDKIENQHRGGYGGAIGFFGLNNSCINTAIIIRSFISKNNTLFFQAGAGVVSDSKEEKELEEVNNKMMALFKAIELAKNI encoded by the coding sequence ATGTTAAAATTTAATTTTAGAACTATTCATAAAAAAATTTTAGCTGATCGTACTACACCAATAGAATTGTATTTCAAATTAAGAGATATTTTTCCTAATACATTATTATTAGAATCTTCTTCTGATTATCAATTTTCAAAAAAAAATTCTTCTATCCTTTGTATCAATCCTATTTCTGAACTCATTTTAGATCAAAATGTTTTACGAGTATCATACCCAAATTGTGTTCAAAAACACATTTTTCTAAACGAAAAGTTAGATTTACGGATTTTCATTGATGATTTTTTTCAAAAATTTGAAAATGAAAATACAACTTTTTCTTATTCTGGATTATATGGATATTTCTCTTATGATAGTATTCAATATTTTGAAAATATTAAATTTTATACTCCAATTCAAGAAATATATAATATTCCAAAAATACGACTGGGTTTTTACAAAAACTTGATAGTATTTCATCATTTTTATCATGAAATATATGTAATTGAACATCAATTTTCTGATTTCAAAAAAAAAACTTATATCAATCAATTGATAGAATTAATACAAAAGAAAAACTTTCTATCTTTTCCATTTAAATCTGTGGGAAATCGTTATTCTAATGTAACAGATGCAGAATACAAAAAAATGGTATCCTTAGGAATCAGAGGTTGTTTACGTGGAGATGTTTTTCAAATTGTATTATCTCGTCAATTTCAACAAAAATTTAAAGGAGATGAATTTAATGTATATCGCGCTTTGCGATTTATAAATCCTTCTCCGTATCTTTTTTATTTCGATTATGGAAATTACAAATTATTTGGATCTTCTCCAGAATCACAACTTATTATTAATAACCAAGTTGCCTATATAAATCCAATAGCAGGAACAATCAAAAGATCAGGAAATGAAAAAAAGGATAAAGAACTATCCGAAACTCTTGCAAAGAATCCAAAAGAAAATGCAGAACATGTCATGTTAGTAGATTTAGCAAGAAATGATTTGAGTAAAAATTCTTCTAACGTAAAAGTAGAAGAATTTAAAAAAATTCAAATTTTTTCTCATGTATTACATATGGTATCCAAAGTATCTGGAAAATTAGAAAAAAATTCATCAATTATAAAAGTATTTGGAGATACTTTTCCTGCAGGAACTCTTTCGGGAGCTCCTAAATATAAAGCGATGGAATTGATTGATAAAATTGAAAATCAACATAGAGGAGGATATGGTGGGGCTATTGGTTTTTTTGGATTAAATAATTCTTGTATTAATACAGCCATAATTATTCGTTCTTTTATAAGCAAAAATAATACTTTATTTTTTCAAGCTGGTGCAGGTGTTGTTTCTGATTCTAAAGAAGAAAAAGAGTTAGAAGAAGTAAATAATAAAATGATGGCCTTATTTAAAGCTATAGAATTAGCTAAAAATATATAA
- the gcvH gene encoding glycine cleavage system protein GcvH, producing MNPNNLKYSKNHEWIGSPNEKNETYVGITFFAQNELGDIVYLDIENSIIGKIIKTENSFGTIEAVKTVSDLFMPVSGYILAINNKLLSQPELINESPYDKGWILQIKILEFKEYDKLMSSKEYEKYITYRNPTK from the coding sequence ATGAATCCTAATAATTTAAAGTATAGTAAAAATCATGAATGGATAGGAAGCCCCAATGAAAAAAATGAAACTTATGTAGGTATCACCTTTTTTGCTCAAAATGAGTTAGGAGATATTGTTTATTTAGATATAGAAAATTCTATAATAGGAAAAATAATAAAAACAGAAAATTCATTTGGAACAATAGAAGCAGTAAAAACTGTTTCAGATTTGTTTATGCCTGTATCGGGTTATATTCTTGCAATTAATAACAAATTATTATCCCAACCAGAACTTATTAATGAAAGTCCTTATGATAAAGGATGGATTCTACAAATAAAAATTTTAGAATTCAAAGAATATGATAAATTAATGTCTTCTAAAGAATACGAAAAATATATTACATATAGGAATCCAACCAAATAA
- the ccoS gene encoding cbb3-type cytochrome oxidase assembly protein CcoS, which yields MDVLIIMILSSISLGAFFLIFFLISLYSGQFDDYESPGIRILIDDFEKN from the coding sequence ATGGATGTATTAATTATTATGATATTATCTAGTATTTCTTTAGGAGCTTTTTTTCTCATATTTTTTTTAATTAGTCTTTATTCTGGACAATTTGATGACTACGAATCTCCTGGTATTAGAATCTTAATTGATGATTTTGAAAAAAATTAA
- the trpC gene encoding indole-3-glycerol phosphate synthase TrpC, translating to MNFLEKIISVKQKEVSSKKIFSPIKKLEKSFLFERKTISLVKKIKNSHTGIIAEFKCKSPSKGIINNTALVEKVVKDYESAGVSGISILTDQHFFYGKDEDLKKSRSIISIPILRKDFIIDEYQIIESKSIGADVILLIAGILSKDQIFNLSKLSKSIDLEVIVEVHNEFEIDKLKEGLEIDIVGINNRNLQTFIVDYNRCLSLFSKISDRYIKIAESGINDISNILKLKKQGFKGFLIGEYFMKNKNPGKICKCFMKSLLKRLK from the coding sequence ATGAATTTCCTTGAAAAAATTATATCTGTAAAACAAAAAGAGGTTTCCAGTAAAAAAATTTTTTCTCCTATAAAAAAATTAGAAAAGAGTTTTCTTTTTGAAAGAAAAACTATTTCTCTTGTAAAAAAAATAAAGAATAGTCATACGGGAATTATTGCAGAATTCAAATGCAAATCTCCATCTAAAGGAATTATTAATAATACGGCATTAGTAGAAAAAGTAGTTAAAGATTATGAATCTGCAGGAGTAAGTGGAATATCTATTCTTACAGATCAACATTTTTTTTATGGTAAAGATGAAGATCTAAAAAAATCACGTTCTATAATTTCCATTCCTATCTTAAGAAAAGATTTTATTATTGATGAATATCAAATAATAGAATCTAAATCGATAGGAGCTGATGTTATTTTATTAATTGCCGGAATTCTTTCTAAAGATCAAATATTCAATTTATCTAAATTATCAAAAAGCATTGATCTAGAGGTTATCGTTGAAGTACATAATGAGTTTGAAATAGATAAATTAAAAGAAGGTTTAGAAATTGATATTGTAGGAATTAACAATAGAAATTTACAAACTTTTATTGTGGATTATAATAGATGTTTAAGTTTATTTTCAAAAATTTCTGATCGTTATATAAAAATTGCAGAAAGTGGAATTAATGATATTAGTAATATTTTAAAACTAAAAAAACAAGGATTTAAAGGTTTTTTAATTGGAGAATATTTTATGAAAAATAAAAATCCTGGAAAAATTTGTAAATGTTTTATGAAATCTTTATTGAAAAGATTAAAATAA
- a CDS encoding putative porin — MNINIDEKKAENMEFYHPTDQDYKFWTEENDLKRTFLEKTLSIKKYYSHNFFKSDKIELFNNNDEKDLFIIPSNRYEKINLENFNENMPKKMLFFKDPFFYREKIKYFDVKTPISEILYINDFFKKEKTLGIFFSQNFNERINYSIEYRNLNNKPDLKKEKNLILTTFNFQDHNDNFNYKLWGHYLFQKFDTKEKEEIPKWNIKNDKNVFPSQKKLIHSRFYISLIQKIYDFKEKNRLLFFKTYIEYEKYFKNYFFQNIQKKINHFYLRNGLFLIFNQKKIRIEVGSIFDRIHYLLFNENSYKNKDINEVSIQTKVHYPINNIFEFYSNGKWILKNNNIKKSHFYTNVTLNTFLSPKFSILTQLSIDKNDNPIYFLKKNEDCYNNYYNHEQKKTVNFSFNFDKEKYYVSFYLSRLNHFFQNQEKKMENFFLYGFNIKTIHNIWKFQLNNILLYQKYNSDSLIFSIPNFLSRNTIFYQDHYFHKALFIQTGFSFHYFSNFPYQENSYPFDFKFFPFEKECISTNTNQIGGVPFVDYFFNFKIYRTIFYFKIQNIGFYNKNENQFFIKTGLLWNLFT; from the coding sequence ATGAATATAAATATTGATGAAAAAAAAGCAGAAAATATGGAATTTTATCATCCTACTGATCAAGATTATAAATTTTGGACAGAAGAAAATGACTTGAAAAGAACTTTTTTAGAAAAAACTTTATCCATAAAAAAATATTATTCTCATAATTTTTTTAAATCTGATAAAATAGAGTTATTTAATAATAATGATGAAAAAGATTTGTTTATTATCCCTAGTAATAGATATGAAAAAATAAATCTAGAAAATTTCAATGAAAATATGCCTAAAAAAATGTTGTTTTTTAAGGACCCTTTTTTTTATCGTGAAAAAATTAAATATTTTGATGTTAAAACTCCTATTTCGGAAATTCTTTATATAAATGACTTTTTTAAAAAAGAAAAAACATTAGGAATTTTTTTTTCTCAAAATTTTAATGAAAGAATTAATTATTCTATAGAATATAGAAATTTAAATAATAAACCTGATTTAAAAAAAGAAAAAAATTTAATATTAACTACTTTCAATTTTCAAGATCATAATGATAATTTTAATTATAAATTATGGGGACATTATCTTTTTCAAAAATTTGATACAAAAGAAAAAGAAGAAATTCCAAAATGGAATATTAAAAATGATAAAAACGTTTTTCCATCTCAAAAAAAATTAATTCATAGTAGATTTTATATAAGTTTAATTCAAAAAATTTACGATTTCAAAGAAAAAAATAGATTATTATTTTTTAAAACTTATATAGAGTACGAAAAATATTTCAAAAATTATTTTTTTCAAAATATTCAAAAAAAAATAAATCATTTCTATTTGAGAAATGGATTATTCTTAATTTTCAATCAAAAAAAAATCCGTATAGAAGTCGGTTCTATTTTTGATAGGATACATTATCTATTATTTAATGAAAACTCTTATAAGAATAAAGATATAAATGAAGTATCCATACAAACCAAGGTTCATTATCCTATCAATAATATTTTTGAATTTTATTCAAACGGAAAATGGATTCTGAAAAATAATAATATTAAAAAATCTCATTTTTATACTAATGTTACGTTAAATACATTTTTATCTCCAAAATTTTCTATTCTCACTCAATTGAGTATTGATAAAAATGATAATCCTATTTATTTTTTAAAAAAAAATGAAGATTGTTATAACAATTACTATAATCATGAACAAAAAAAAACAGTAAATTTTTCTTTCAATTTTGATAAAGAAAAATATTACGTTTCTTTCTATTTATCTAGATTAAATCATTTTTTTCAAAATCAAGAAAAAAAAATGGAAAATTTTTTTTTATATGGATTTAATATCAAGACAATACATAATATATGGAAATTTCAATTAAATAATATTTTATTATATCAAAAATATAATTCTGATTCATTAATTTTTTCTATTCCAAATTTTTTATCGAGAAATACAATTTTTTATCAAGATCATTATTTTCATAAAGCTTTATTTATACAAACAGGTTTTTCTTTTCACTATTTTAGTAATTTTCCGTATCAAGAAAATTCTTATCCATTTGATTTTAAATTTTTTCCATTTGAAAAAGAGTGTATTTCTACTAATACTAATCAAATTGGAGGAGTTCCTTTTGTAGATTATTTTTTTAATTTTAAAATATATAGAACTATATTTTATTTCAAGATTCAAAATATAGGATTTTATAATAAAAATGAAAATCAATTTTTTATTAAAACTGGTTTATTATGGAATCTTTTTACTTGA
- the trpD gene encoding anthranilate phosphoribosyltransferase, translating into MNKILKSLFLEKTLTKQEAKNLLIKLSKGKINKTQAIAITTIYNMRYPTLEEILGFKQAIMDLSIKINLTEFNAIDIVGTGGDGKNTFNISTLACFIVAGTGEKVIKHGSFNSTSITGASNILKGLGYHFTNKEEKLKNQLDKVGICYLHAPIFHPVLNAISGIRKKLGVKTIFNTLGPLLNPGKPKNQLLGVNKLELARIYYYMYQNTRNNYAIIHSLDGYDEITLTSDVKYYSPKGERFYSIEELKIGKKKVKVNPYELKGGKNIKENIRIFTRVLSGEGTLSQNEVVLTNATFALSLLNQDSLENNYDKAKHSLNSGKAKNILKKLLSL; encoded by the coding sequence ATGAATAAAATATTAAAAAGTCTTTTTTTAGAAAAAACATTAACAAAACAAGAAGCGAAAAATCTTTTGATAAAATTATCAAAAGGAAAAATTAATAAAACACAAGCTATAGCTATAACTACCATATATAATATGAGATATCCTACTTTAGAAGAAATATTAGGGTTTAAACAAGCTATAATGGATCTGTCTATAAAAATTAATCTTACAGAATTTAATGCAATTGATATTGTAGGAACAGGTGGAGATGGAAAAAATACTTTTAATATATCTACTTTAGCATGTTTTATAGTCGCAGGAACAGGAGAAAAAGTAATTAAACATGGAAGTTTTAATTCTACTTCTATAACTGGAGCTTCAAATATATTAAAAGGATTAGGATATCATTTTACTAATAAAGAAGAAAAATTGAAAAATCAATTAGATAAAGTAGGAATTTGTTATTTACATGCTCCTATTTTTCATCCTGTACTAAACGCTATATCTGGAATAAGAAAGAAATTAGGAGTTAAAACAATTTTTAATACACTTGGTCCATTATTAAATCCAGGAAAACCAAAAAATCAATTATTAGGAGTCAATAAATTAGAATTAGCAAGAATATATTATTATATGTATCAAAATACAAGAAATAATTATGCAATTATTCATAGTTTAGATGGATACGATGAAATAACACTTACTAGTGATGTAAAATATTATTCACCAAAAGGAGAACGATTTTATTCTATAGAGGAATTGAAAATAGGAAAAAAAAAGGTTAAAGTTAACCCATATGAACTAAAAGGAGGAAAAAATATAAAAGAAAATATTCGCATATTTACTCGCGTTTTATCTGGAGAAGGAACATTATCGCAAAATGAAGTTGTATTAACAAATGCTACGTTTGCATTAAGTTTATTAAATCAAGATAGTCTTGAAAATAATTATGATAAAGCAAAACATTCATTAAATAGTGGAAAAGCAAAGAATATTCTAAAAAAATTATTAAGTTTATGA
- a CDS encoding glycoside hydrolase family 73 protein: protein MFSFSQNPQEKKKEIENVNVNVNVNVIEYIKKYAVFAIEEMNKFGIPASIKLGQGILESSSGKSTLSKVTNNHFGIKCGKNWIGDVYYHDDDLPKECFRKYNSVKESFHDHSKFLHQPRYYKLFLLEKNNYQGWASELKKAGYATSLNYEKLLIDQIEKYCLWKFDQTSSSSVEKRIDQYLNFIMNKNKDSFFRKFIKKLRVFVKFFLQSKKIE from the coding sequence ATGTTTTCTTTTTCACAAAATCCACAAGAAAAAAAGAAAGAAATAGAAAACGTAAACGTAAACGTAAACGTAAATGTAATTGAATATATCAAAAAATATGCTGTTTTTGCTATTGAAGAAATGAACAAATTTGGAATTCCAGCTAGTATTAAATTAGGACAAGGAATTTTAGAATCTTCTAGTGGAAAGAGCACCTTGTCCAAGGTAACAAATAATCATTTTGGAATTAAATGTGGAAAAAATTGGATAGGAGATGTTTATTACCATGATGACGATCTTCCAAAAGAATGTTTTCGAAAATATAATTCTGTAAAAGAATCTTTTCATGACCATTCCAAATTTTTACATCAGCCACGTTATTATAAATTATTTCTTCTTGAAAAAAATAATTATCAAGGTTGGGCGTCTGAACTCAAGAAGGCAGGCTATGCTACATCTTTAAATTATGAAAAATTGTTAATCGATCAAATCGAAAAATATTGTTTATGGAAGTTTGATCAAACTAGTTCTTCTAGTGTAGAAAAAAGAATTGATCAATATTTAAATTTCATAATGAACAAAAATAAAGATTCTTTTTTTAGAAAATTTATTAAAAAATTACGTGTTTTCGTGAAATTTTTTCTTCAATCAAAAAAAATTGAATAA